The Dendropsophus ebraccatus isolate aDenEbr1 chromosome 6, aDenEbr1.pat, whole genome shotgun sequence nucleotide sequence aattcgtggcaggtctcctcctcttattggcctggtccttcatgcgttcagaggctttgagtaaggactgtcgagtctgttcccagatagactgcaggtcagataacaactcttccacggctgggacctcggaggacggagagagaggcagaggaggacgagggtgatgcccgtagaccacaaaGAACGGAGAcctgcctgtggaagtcgagtccagatggttatatgagaactccgcccatggaagtagatcggaccagttgtcttggcggctggaaacaaaatgacgtaggtaattacctagaatctgattgactctctccacttgcccgttggtctgaggatgataggccgatgagaagtccagcttcacttggagttgcgagcatagggcacgccagaactttgagacaaattgagagcctcggtcggacacaatgtgaagaggaagtccatgcaggcggaagatgtgtctgaagaacaactgagccaggcgaggagcagagggtaggccaggaagagccacaaagtgaGCCATTTTTGAGAAGCgatccgtcaccacccaaatgactgtattgcccgcagatggaggtagatctgtgatgaaatccatcccaatgtgatgccagggatggtccgggactggcagaggcaaaagtaggccggcaggcctttgacggggagacttattcctggcacagactgcacaggaagccacgaagtccttgacatcttggaggagattaggccaccagtagtgacgggagatcaattgcccggtcttttgtgctcctggatgcccggccaccaaagaggaatgcccccacttcaagatccgcttccggagtgcggggcgcacataagtcttaccgggaggcagtctttgcagagcagaagtggcaactggtactaggcggtcagGAGGTataatgtgacgaggagattcctcttgccccatgacatcggatgctctggacaatgcatcggcctttacattcctctcggctggacggaaatggatggtaaagtcgaaccgagagaagaagagggaccacctggcctgccggggattgaggcgttgagccgattggaggtagaggaggttcttgtgatcCGTATaaatgttaacgggatgtttagccccctctaaaagatgacgccactcctccagtgccaacttaatagccaggagttcacggtccccaattgtatagttcctctcggccggggagaaagtcctggaaaagaacccgcaggttctggtcttgccagatgtgtccctttgcgagaggacagcTCCTGCGCCCAcggaagatgcatcgacttctagagaaaacggcctggagacatccgggcggactaaagcaggagcagaggcaaaggcagactttaggctgttgaaggcttgttcggcctctggaggccaacgtctgggatccgccttcttcttcgTGAGAGCCACTAtaggtgcgaccagggtagagaagtgagggatgaattgccgataatagttggcgaatccaagaaaacgttggatagctcgaagtcccacaggacgtggccactggaggacagctgagagcttggccggatccatttgtagaccctggtcggagacgatatacccaagaaacggaagcttgcgctgatggaaaacgcacttctctagcttggcgtatagattgttggcccgtagtcttcgtagaacctgacgcacttgggccacatgagtctgctggtcaggagagaagaccaaaatgtcgtccagataaactatgacgcagacatagaggaggtctcggaagatatcgttcacgaattcctggaagaccgcgggggcattgcataggccgaatggcatgaccagatattcgtagtgcccatctctggtgttgaaagcggtcttccattcgtctccttcacgaatacggatcaaattATACGCGCCCCTGAGATCCagtttggagaagatcctagctccacgaagacggtcgaacaGTTCGGGAATTAGCGGAAGAGGgtatcggttcttgacagtcaccttatttaagccccggtagtctatgcatgggcggagggaaccgtccttcttttgaacaaagaaaaatccagcgccagcgggagacgtggatttacggatgaaacccttctgtaagttctcccggatgtaggaggacatggcttcagtctcgggcacagagagagggtatactcggccacgtggaggagaagttcctggaagcaggtctatagggcaatcatagggccgatgaggtggtagagagtccgcctccttagccgagaagacatcTACGAAGTCTTGGTAATCCTCCGGTAGTCCAGTGAGAGGCTTGGCGTAAAccggtgacctcgtagagcacttgggttggggagacctcagacacctattatgacagtcctgaccccagctgagaacctctccagttctccagtccagcttaggggcatgcaattgcagccaaggaaggcccagcaggatgttggaagaggaatggcgcaagacgtagaaggagatcctctcctgatgtaggGCGCCCACATGGAGAACTAGGGGTGCGGTCTGGCAGTGCACTGCTTCGGtcagaatctcccccgtaaccgaagagatagaccggggttgggctagctggatcacgggtagccgccatctttggaccaaagaagcagaaatgaaactgccagcagcgccagagtcgatgagggcagtggtctggagaagctgcccagagggtgtctggatggagactggcatggtcaaccttggagaggtggcattcacacctagggaggcctctcctaccggacctaggtgcgagcgtttcccggacgctgaggacgttggggacatctctgccgatagtgatcagcgccaccgcaataaaggcagagattcagctccagtcgacgggccctctcatcagacgtcaggcgagctcgttccacctgcatgggaacctctggagacgactggggcgtaggagcaacgggattctggaacaccggtgccagtcgaggatggcgacggggcgggatcagacgccgttcttgtcgaacctcctcctccctctcggaaaacctggtgtagactctggtagccagtagaatgagttcattcaaggaggtaggcagatctcgggcagcgagcacatccttcacctgactggacaggccctttttaaaggtggcaattagagcggcctcattccagtctagttctgcggccagggtgcggaactggatggcgtaatcaccaacggaggaagtcccctgggagagattgaggagagcagtctcagccgaagacgcacgggcaggttcctcaaagacagagcggaactcggccaggaaggtacggagattggcagcaacagggtcatcacggtcccacagtggtgtggcccaggccagagctctaccctccaataggctgatgataaaggccactttagagcgctcggtaggaaactgactacttaacagttcaatatgcattgtgcattgagtcaggaatcccctgcacaacttgggatcacctccatatttattcgggagggccaatcggagTCCCGAAGAGgttgcaggaggtgatgactgctgagctgtggtatgctgctgtacggctgcagtcagttgttggatcagctgtgactgttgctggatctgttgagcctgtagggcgaccactcgggccacttcgcggatatcaggcacctcgccgggatccatggttggagcctactgtaacgcctggagtagtggatccactggaccgtcaccagcgatggcactaacctcaccagggagcggagtctaaggggccgctggttttcaccagagcccgccgcaaggcgggatggacttgctgcggcaggcgacccccaggtcgctacccctggcttggttgctagtgacggcagacgaggtgtagcaggagcagcagacgtgagatggtgctggcagaggtctgtatgcgtaaccgcaggcaacaggctgaacacaggagagcaggaaccaggaacagggactagggaccaggtatcggacaggaatcaggaacaaggactaggaatcaggaacaaggactaggaatcaggaacaaggactaggaatcaggaacaacagggagctgggccaaacgctatggaaagcaagtagaggctccaacacctggaagggggcatggctggaacttatagggagtggttggtgcaactaccaatcaagggcggactggccctttaaatctgagacagccggcgcgcgcgcgccctaggaggcggggacgcgcgcgccggccggcacagtgacggacaggagcgtggtgaggtgaggcgccccccggggccgaagtaacagcagcgccgggtccctgcttgcggacaccggctgctgcaggggcaggagagagggtgcggcggcggtccggagcacgggacgccgccgtggccctaacagatagatagataaatagataagagacataaagataggagatagatagatagatagatagatagatagatagattgatagataataggagatagatggatagataggagacagcTAGATGATAGATGCTGGTGCTATTTACGCTTTTTTTGAGGAAGCATCCCAGGTTTTGTGCAATTAAAGGGAACACCACAAAAATCTTGCCGTAGGGCTGTCCATTCAGGTGCATACTGGAGACGGGGTACTTCCGTCTTGCCCTTTGACCGTATTATAAGTATATGCAGTCAAAGGCCAAGCTGGAAGATCTCCAGTACGCTCCTGAATGGACAGCCCTCTGGCAGGATTTTTGTGGATTTTTATCCTGCTGGTGGCTCCAAATAATAGGTgccctttaaaaaattaaaaaataaaaaattcaacaaTTTGGCTCGACCAAATGGGTGTGGCTTTCAAAAGGGGTAGGGCTTATAAatggggtgtgtcataattatcgcttAATTATCGTTactgcggctacatgtacgataaaccgcgatattgatttaggccattatcatCCAGCCCTAGgactgggtgctgagacccccgctgatCAAGAGAATGAATcttgtctcactgctaaagtagcagtcgacggtattataatggagccctatggaacttccagtaaTTATGttgactgctactttagcagtgagacggagatgaagaggcagagggaGGCATGTCGCtatgatatgtcagaagtttgtttaaatgatatgtaccctttaaccccttaacgaccaagggcgtaaatgtacgccctggcgttgttaagggcgttcagagggggcgtactatatgcagcctgggacggcggcaattagcgggcaccgTGCCCGCTagttagctttttaaatgcagctgtcaaggttgatcacggaggagcgatccccgcatctttaCCGGGCTGGGGTCTGTGTCGTGATAGCACTGATGCCGGCTcgccattctattgctttcggctgcagcagacgaaagcaatagagcacaaatctcatggatctatgcagtaaaactatactgcatagatctcaatgagagatcagtgtagttatactagaagtcccccagggggaacaaccctaaccccaagggggcttttagtatgtgtgtgtaaaaaaaaaaaaaagtttttctattactaaaaaatagagatgagcgaaccgggttcgggttcgagtcgatccgaacccgaacgttcggtatttgattagctggggctgcggaacttggataaagctctaaggttgtctggaaaacagggatacagccaatgactatatccaggatttccacatagccttagggctttatccagccaccgctaatcaaatgccgaaagttcgggttcggatcgactcgagcatgctcgaggttcgctcatctctactaaaaaatccactcccctaataaaagtttgaatcaccttcCTTTCCCgtttttataaatagaaatagataaataaataaacatgtttggtatcactacgcgcataattgcccgaactattaatttatttcattcctgatcttgcacggcgaaaaaaaattccaaaatgcaaaattgcacatttttggtcgcattaaatccagaaaaattgtaataaaaagcgatcaaagtcgcatatgtgcaataaaaaaaaacgaaagtacagatcatggcgcaaaaaatgacacctcgcacagccccatagaccaaaggataaaagctataagcctgggaatggagcgattttaaggaacatatatattttttttttttcaaaagattttaattttttaaaggccatcaTATAACATAaatgttatgcaagttacatatcgttgtaatcgtaacaacttgaggaacatatataacaagtcagttgtgCCCCAAACGCCCCAAATTAAAATAAATCGcgtttttctggtttcgcagcatactgtatgcaaaaattaagctggccgttgcaaagtacaattagtaacacaaaaaataagggctcatgtgggtttctaggtgaaaaaatgcaagagctatggccttttaagcacaaggaggaaaaactaaagcgcaactggaaattggcccagtccttaaggggttaaagggcagaGTCTGACTCCATACAAATGAAAATTCAGTCTGGCTAGCCTTATTGAGCTCTACTTTACCCCACAGTGTTAATTTCCTGAGCAGGCCCTTTTTCAAGAGGTCTACTAGGCTATTGCTGACATAAGTATTTTGGGATACAGCAAAGGAGTTAGCAAATCAACTTTTCACCTTTTCACCAAatgggggaaaagtaagagattgcggggttCCAACTTCTGTACCCCCCACcgatctccgtatcaggcccCGGCCTCCGTGTTTTGAATAGAACcacgggtacggcatgtgacccgcagctctattcattcctaaggAGGTGCTGGAGAAAGCCAAGTACAGTGCTCTTCTGCCTCACACGGCTCTTTCAGGTGGCTCcatgggaatgaatagagccctgggtcaagtgccgcagctctattcataacatcgAAGCTGGGGCCCCATATGGAGATCAGTGTGGAGCACGGAGGTgggaccccctgcgatctcttatATTTCCCTttatgtggataggggaaaagtttatTTTGCCCGGACAACCTCCTAAACTGCATCAGACAGTAGAAATATAGGCAGTGGTGTTATATGAAACTACTCCTACTACCTGACATCATCAATGTCTGCACGGATCACATCCATTAAAACTATTTCACaccactttttaaaactttttgtgTGTCGATGTCCCATTCAAATGTTAGTGAGTATTAGTAACTCTGCCCATATGTGATTAGGAGGTGAAGTATATAATAGTGGTGTTCATTTTGTGTAATTTACAAAAAAAGTGACACTTTTTATCTCTGTCCCGTCTTTGAAGTaaagtgggttcacacataccgtatccacagcggatACCTTCACTTTCACTTTAATGAGAATCCATACTCCCAGCGGGACTGTCACTCCGCTGAGACTATGTAAAAGTCagggcaactgatccagttttCCTTCAGGGAATTcagataaaattatttttttccaaattttataCAGGCAATAAATATGGCAAGTCTTGGCTTTGGGTTCCATAAAATTATTGTTTTGAATAAAttacagtggttccttggattacgagcataattcgttccagcactgcgcttgtaatccaaatccgctcttaaatcaaaataaattttcccataagaaatcatagaagtgcagacaattggttcctcgacccaaaaataatgatttttttttattctgaataacatgtagaacagatgaaacaaacattcagaaacagcagaatatgtgatattataagttactgtacagtatagcaatcagcatgtggagtataatgtatagtaagggcataaaactgaaaaacagcagcagtttgtagatacaggatggaactgcagatccccataatgcagtagtgtggTACAACAGGCTAAGATAGagaagcaaggctgctgtcagaggtctgtgtggtcacatgacagccatggggaagggggtgggttcagcatggaccaatcaggaagtgataatcacagagctgtgcaggaggacagtgacagtaacttttctatacagcagtatagaaggaatgagcagggcagatgtgggaacagtatagcagccctctctgtctgaggagagaggggttacagctatggaaagattacctccacagtcctgtcccctgatgcaagccccagcctgaagtggatctgctattatttgggaggtgagggagaccccagagtacagggctgtagaccccactatgcagaccatgcccctccccactcctcctccctctcagtacagggagctcttaaaccaaagcaatgctcttaaaccaagttacaatttttaaaagctgtgagctcctcttgcaaaacgctcttaatccaagttactcttaaaccaaggtaccactgtatatgattaTGTTTTTTATCTTGAAAAGTCGTTAATATGTTTATATTTTGCTTTAGAAATTCAAGAAAACATTAGTTTGACACCAGGCGTGCAAGAACCAACTGGAAATCTGGAAGCAATGAACCTATTACAAGATGATTCAGGATGTGAATTTTCTAATGAAGATGGGATGGATGCATTGACAGCATCTCAGAGTTCTAACAACTGTGACCAAACATGCCGAGATCTGTCACATTCTGCATCTCCTTTAAATCATCTTCCAATTATAAGGAGCTTTTCATTTGGTGAGGAACAGCTGTCTAGCCAGATACAGTTTCTTAATCATCTTCTTGGTCTTGGAAAAGTGACAACAGCACAAAGCAATGGAACAGATTTCACAAAGTTTGGAAATGACTGCACTGTGGTAACTGATTCAGTGTCTGGATTATTGAATGGCTTACTTAGCTTTTATGAAACTCCTAAACCATCTGTTTTAACAGTTCAAACGAAAGCCTTTAAAACTATAACAAGTCTCCTTACTAACTCACACCTGCCCCAAAATATTCTCCGAGTGTGCATGAAGAGTTTAGAAGATTTCGAAAGACAACTGATCCAGAGCATCTTAAGAAATGACAGCATAAACAGGGTGAGTGATTCAATTAATATCGTATGGACTGATTAGTGATTAAACATGGACCTCAAATATTTATTAAACGGGATCCTATcaattatttaaagtgacactgtcaccccctttttgtattctgacttctcttcataggtgtaatgggtaaatttagcagttttcataccttattttatatcatatgtcatggtgcttgttcaagtaaaaagtgatcttttatcaactgcagattgtgctaagtgggcggggcttcacaccCCTCCGCAACTTCATctgcacataggccctgcccccctcgctgacctaaaggtctaggccccaaccCCTCTAgttcggcccataccaatgggtgtcaagggggtggGGACTATGTACCGATGATGTCTCGGAGGGGCAGGGCCTACTGTAGCGCTGTTACCGTGAAGTCCCGCCaccttagcacaatctgcagatgataaaagatcactttttacttgaacaagcaccatgacgtattatGTAAAAAAGGGTAtgataaatttacccattacacctgtgtagagaagtcagaatgcaaaaagggggtgacagtgtcactttaatgcaaCAGGATACAGGTATGGGCACCCTTAATACACTatgatttaaagtgatactgtcggtCATCCTCCTTACTCTATGGGCAGTTCTccccaccatccacaagcttagatgctgcacattcgatatatacagtacctgtataAAACATGTTTGTGTCTTCTtactgctctaaaattgcttaatttcattggtggatagtgtcacctaggcggagcttcaCAACAGTTGGGTCCAGGGAGAGGTGGCCCAACTACCATCAAGCCCCGCCTAGCTGACACTGATGTCCATtgatgaaatgaagcgatttttatAGCAGAAAGAAGAAATAGTTTTATAGTCATATATAAAATATCTAAACTTGTGAATGGTACAAATAATCGCAGACAGTGTAAAAGGGGGtaacagtatccctttaagaaaggaaGCATCACACTATTGTTTTTAAACATACCTAGTCTTTTTGTTGTTAAGGGAGATTAGCAAATGCTACAGATGTCTGGAATCCCTGTTCAAAACCCTTGCATGGTCAGCCAAGCCTAGTGTGAAGTAGTGGAGAGTTGGCTTAATACTTTAAAAGTCCAGGGaaatttttcattaaagtattgtattgccccccaaaagttatacaagtcactaatatacacttattacaggacatgcttataaagtgcttttttccctgcacttactactgcatcaaggtttcacttcctggataacatggtgatgtcacttcctggataacatggtgatgtcacttcctggataacatggtgatgtcacttcctggataacatggtgatgccctgactcccagagctgtgcggctgtggctgttggagaggatgatggcagggggacactgagggacacagggcactggggggacactgagcatccctctgccatcatcctctccagcagccaaagcccacacagctctgggagtcgggtcgtgacatcaccatgttatccagaaagtgacatcaccatgttatcccggaagtgacatcaccatgttatccaggaagtgaagccttgatgcagtagtaagtgcagggaaaaacactttatgtgcatttcctgtaataagtataaATTGGTGatttttgtaacatttttttGTGACTCTTAATTAAACATGCACTTAAGCCAATTTTTATGCATAATCTAGCCAGTCACAAAAAACACAGCAATTTTTTGTTCGTTTTTCttagtttacatttttattttcac carries:
- the MEI4 gene encoding meiosis-specific protein MEI4 isoform X3, with translation MAVPTSDAHLQMTAKVALAIAIIRNKPEGKSSRQYTEELAKRVSDKEGNWKAKVMVLEAEVLRLRQELLLHKIHKNNGLENEIQENISLTPGVQEPTGNLEAMNLLQDDSGCEFSNEDGMDALTASQSSNNCDQTCRDLSHSASPLNHLPIIRSFSFGEEQLSSQIQFLNHLLGLGKVTTAQSNGTDFTKFGNDCTVVTDSVSGLLNGLLSFYETPKPSVLTVQTKAFKTITSLLTNSHLPQNILRVCMKSLEDFERQLIQSILRNDSINRFQVQQFKMESLHQLGQCDMLQGPLINLLFSEVKNCVDDLLQPQIPTSWSLPVMALVRSSDLEFLRILS